In Devosia beringensis, a single window of DNA contains:
- a CDS encoding MFS transporter: protein MPVPVGAPFTEGRRILIAFIVACAFLMQGIDSTLLTIAIPTIAEALQVDPLLLHLAITGYLLSLAVFMPVSGWFADRFGARLVFCAALAAFTFGSLLASVAPTLTTLVAARVLQGFGGALMTPVGRLIVLKAFGPGRTLDAMTYLTLPVLIGPLLGPLLGATIISFTSWRWLFLVNVPVCAVTILLTLRFVPALAKGIPTRFDFRGFVLVGVSLVLFQLGVEHLARPSWGPLGSATIFAASIAIFIFYALRARGRTGTALDLSLFSSRSFSVGVIAGGIGRVGLNSSAFLLPLLLQIGFGMAPIAAAGLASLSAFGAFAAKPLLRWSIRSFGYAATLVSVAVLGALLMGSFATMGPSVPLPVLVGTVFALGAVRTMHFNAVNSLTYAGVPEAKLSSSVASAGVFQQLSMGLGVSISAAMLSMLVPEGSLPGVADFQVVFLAMAAIPMLSVPILLLLGDYPGQLRAERPA, encoded by the coding sequence ATGCCTGTTCCCGTCGGCGCGCCATTCACCGAGGGGCGGCGTATCCTCATCGCCTTCATCGTCGCCTGCGCCTTTCTCATGCAGGGTATCGACAGCACCCTGCTGACCATAGCCATCCCCACCATTGCTGAGGCCTTGCAGGTCGACCCTTTGCTGCTGCATCTGGCCATTACCGGCTATCTGCTCAGCCTGGCCGTCTTCATGCCGGTCAGCGGCTGGTTTGCCGATCGCTTCGGCGCGCGGCTGGTCTTCTGCGCCGCACTGGCCGCGTTCACTTTCGGCTCGCTGCTGGCCTCGGTGGCGCCGACCCTGACGACCCTGGTTGCTGCGCGCGTGCTGCAGGGCTTCGGGGGCGCCCTGATGACGCCGGTCGGCCGGCTGATCGTGCTCAAGGCCTTCGGTCCCGGCCGGACCCTGGACGCCATGACCTATCTCACGCTTCCCGTGCTGATCGGCCCGCTGCTCGGGCCTTTGCTGGGCGCCACCATCATTTCCTTCACCTCCTGGCGCTGGCTGTTTCTGGTCAATGTGCCGGTCTGTGCGGTGACCATCCTGCTGACGTTGCGCTTCGTCCCCGCACTGGCCAAGGGCATCCCGACCCGTTTTGATTTCCGGGGCTTCGTCCTGGTGGGCGTGTCGCTGGTTCTGTTCCAGCTCGGCGTTGAGCATCTGGCGCGACCGAGCTGGGGACCTTTGGGCAGCGCCACCATCTTTGCTGCGTCGATCGCCATCTTCATCTTCTACGCCCTGCGGGCCCGCGGCCGTACCGGCACGGCCCTTGATCTCTCGCTGTTCTCCAGCCGCTCCTTTTCGGTAGGGGTAATCGCTGGTGGCATCGGCCGGGTGGGCCTCAATTCCTCGGCCTTCCTGCTGCCGCTGCTGCTGCAGATCGGCTTCGGCATGGCGCCGATTGCCGCTGCCGGTCTGGCCTCCCTGTCGGCCTTCGGTGCCTTCGCCGCCAAGCCCCTGCTGCGCTGGTCGATCCGGTCTTTCGGCTACGCTGCCACGCTGGTAAGCGTCGCCGTGCTGGGCGCCCTGCTGATGGGCAGCTTTGCCACCATGGGGCCCAGCGTGCCGCTGCCGGTGCTGGTGGGCACGGTATTTGCGCTGGGCGCCGTGCGGACCATGCACTTCAATGCCGTCAATTCCCTGACCTATGCTGGCGTGCCGGAAGCCAAGCTGAGCAGCAGCGTCGCCTCGGCGGGCGTGTTCCAGCAATTGTCGATGGGCCTGGGCGTATCGATCAGTGCTGCCATGCTGTCGATGCTCGTGCCGGAAGGCAGCCTGCCAGGCGTCGCCGATTTCCAGGTCGTCTTCCTGGCGATGGCTGCTATCCCGATGCTATCGGTGCCCATCCTGTTGCTGCTGGGCGATTATCCTGGCCAGTTGCGCGCCGAACGCCCGGCCTGA
- a CDS encoding acetate/propionate family kinase, whose protein sequence is MSARGNKSGVGPSAPQQTEGFTLTLNGGSSSLKFALFESDGQTRHLAGKFDRIGQSEARLVVEGKDRPHHEEKVAAATHAEALETLFAWLSREIGPKAIAAIGHRIVHGGAQYRSHGVIDDALISALEAIADYAPEHLPAEIAMIRACRTHFGALPQLACFDTAFHRDMPAVARMLAIPRRFFEQGVQRYGFHGLSYTYLLEALRRSAGEEVAQGRLVLAHLGNGASLTAVHQGRSMDTSMGFTPAAGVPMGTRSGDLDPGLVRYLAQAHGMDARAFDRMVNHESGLLGISGSGADVRELLAIEASDPRAAEALAVFCYRIRQTIGGLAATLGGLDTLVFTGGIGENAAVIRARICANLGFLGIDIDGALNQSGAAVISSSTSRVSVRVIATDEEAVIAAAVASLLQHKDRPS, encoded by the coding sequence ATGAGCGCCAGGGGAAACAAGTCGGGAGTCGGGCCAAGCGCGCCGCAGCAGACCGAAGGCTTCACCCTGACGCTGAATGGCGGTTCCTCAAGCCTCAAGTTTGCCCTGTTCGAAAGCGACGGCCAGACGCGGCATCTGGCGGGCAAGTTCGACCGGATCGGGCAGTCCGAGGCCAGGCTCGTGGTCGAGGGCAAGGACCGTCCGCACCATGAAGAGAAGGTCGCCGCTGCCACGCATGCAGAGGCTCTCGAAACGCTGTTCGCCTGGCTGTCCCGGGAGATCGGGCCCAAGGCGATCGCGGCGATCGGGCACCGCATCGTGCATGGCGGAGCGCAATACCGGAGCCATGGCGTCATCGACGATGCCCTGATCAGCGCACTCGAGGCGATCGCCGATTATGCGCCGGAGCACCTGCCGGCCGAGATCGCGATGATCCGGGCCTGCCGGACGCATTTCGGCGCGCTGCCCCAGCTGGCCTGCTTTGACACCGCCTTTCACCGGGACATGCCGGCGGTGGCGCGGATGCTGGCCATTCCGCGGCGGTTTTTCGAGCAGGGTGTGCAACGCTACGGCTTTCACGGCCTGTCCTATACCTATCTGCTGGAGGCCCTGCGCCGAAGTGCCGGGGAAGAGGTCGCGCAGGGCCGGCTGGTGCTGGCGCATCTGGGCAATGGCGCCAGCCTGACAGCCGTGCACCAGGGCCGCAGCATGGATACGTCCATGGGCTTCACCCCGGCGGCGGGAGTACCCATGGGCACGCGCAGCGGCGATCTTGATCCCGGGCTGGTCCGCTATCTGGCGCAGGCGCATGGCATGGATGCCCGGGCCTTCGACCGCATGGTCAACCATGAATCGGGCCTGCTGGGCATCTCGGGCAGTGGTGCCGATGTGCGCGAATTGCTGGCGATCGAAGCAAGTGATCCGCGAGCCGCCGAGGCGCTGGCCGTGTTCTGCTATCGCATCCGGCAGACCATCGGGGGCCTTGCTGCCACGCTGGGCGGCCTCGATACATTGGTGTTTACCGGCGGCATTGGCGAAAACGCGGCGGTGATCCGCGCGCGCATCTGCGCCAATCTGGGTTTTCTCGGCATCGACATCGACGGCGCGCTCAACCAGTCCGGGGCCGCTGTCATATCAAGTTCAACGTCGCGGGTATCAGTTCGCGTCATAGCCACCGACGAGGAAGCGGTTATCGCCGCTGCCGTTGCCAGCCTGCTGCAGCACAAGGATCGCCCATCATGA
- a CDS encoding phosphoketolase family protein has translation MNTPLSPDLLASMNAYWRAANYLSVGQIYLRDNPLLTEALTLDHVKPRLLGHWGTTPGLNFIYVHLNRVIKALDLDMIYVTGPGHGGPGLVANTYLEGTYSELYPAVSQDLDGLKRLVTQFSWPGGIPSHVAAEVPGSINEGGELGYSLMHAYGAAFDNPDLVVACVVGDGEAETGALATSWHSNKFLNPARDGAVLPILHLNGYKIASPTVLSRISHDELEALFRGYGYAPHFVEGDDPASMHQLMAATLDTVLADIKAIQDGARNGGVTDRPAWPMIVLRSPKGWTGPKEVDGNPTEGTWRSHQVPLAKLAEVPGHLQILADWLASYRPAELFDASGRLMPELAALAPVGNRRMSANPHANGGLLLADLKLPDFRDYAIDVPVPGGVDGEATRAAGQYLRDVLRLNADASNFRVFGPDETESNRLGAVFEATNRVFIGDQLETDRQLAADGRVMEVLSEHLCQGWLEGYLLTGRHGFFSCYEAFIHIVDSMFNQHAKWLNVAKDVPWRKPIASLTYLLTSHVWRQDHNGFSHQDPGFIDHVMNKKASVVRVYLPADANTLLSVVDHCLRSRDYINVIVAGKQPAPQYLGLDAAVAHCTIGLGSWDWASTCGNEEPDVVIASAGDVPTMEALAAVMILREQFPDLKMRFVNVVDLMALQAPSQHPHGMDDMDFDALFTTDKPVIFAYHGYPALIHRLTYRRRNHDNFHVHGYQEEGTTTTPFDMAVLNELDRFHIAKGVVDRVERLQDRRQGFADFVAARLAEHTAYIRQHGEDMPEILNWRWASAEQPTTEANRR, from the coding sequence ATGAACACGCCCCTCTCCCCCGACCTGCTCGCCAGCATGAATGCCTATTGGCGCGCGGCCAACTACCTCTCGGTCGGCCAGATCTACCTGCGCGACAATCCGCTGCTGACCGAGGCGCTGACCCTGGACCATGTCAAACCGCGCCTGCTGGGCCACTGGGGCACCACGCCGGGGCTCAACTTCATCTATGTGCACCTCAACCGGGTGATCAAGGCGCTCGATCTGGACATGATCTATGTCACCGGACCGGGCCATGGCGGGCCGGGCCTGGTCGCCAATACCTATCTCGAAGGCACCTATAGCGAGCTCTATCCCGCGGTGAGCCAGGACCTCGACGGTCTCAAGCGGCTGGTGACGCAGTTTTCCTGGCCGGGCGGCATTCCCAGCCATGTGGCCGCCGAAGTGCCCGGCTCGATCAACGAAGGCGGCGAACTCGGCTACTCGCTGATGCATGCCTATGGCGCGGCCTTCGACAATCCGGATCTGGTGGTGGCCTGCGTGGTCGGCGACGGCGAGGCGGAAACCGGGGCGCTGGCGACCAGCTGGCATTCCAACAAGTTCCTCAACCCGGCGCGCGATGGCGCGGTGCTGCCGATCCTGCACCTCAATGGCTACAAGATCGCCAGCCCCACCGTGCTGTCGCGCATCAGTCATGACGAGCTGGAGGCGCTGTTCCGCGGCTATGGCTATGCGCCGCATTTCGTGGAGGGCGACGATCCGGCCAGCATGCACCAGCTTATGGCCGCCACGCTCGACACAGTGCTGGCCGATATCAAGGCGATTCAGGACGGCGCCCGTAACGGCGGCGTTACCGATCGGCCTGCCTGGCCGATGATCGTGCTGCGCTCGCCCAAGGGCTGGACCGGGCCCAAGGAGGTGGATGGCAACCCCACCGAAGGCACGTGGCGCTCGCACCAGGTGCCGTTGGCCAAGCTCGCCGAGGTGCCGGGACATCTGCAGATCCTTGCAGACTGGCTGGCCAGCTACCGGCCGGCCGAACTATTCGACGCCAGCGGGCGGCTGATGCCCGAACTGGCGGCCCTGGCGCCGGTCGGCAACCGCCGCATGAGCGCCAATCCGCATGCCAATGGCGGCCTGCTGCTGGCCGATCTCAAGCTGCCCGATTTCCGCGACTATGCCATCGACGTGCCGGTGCCCGGCGGGGTGGACGGCGAGGCAACGCGGGCGGCGGGGCAATATCTGCGCGATGTGCTGCGGCTCAATGCCGATGCCAGCAATTTCCGGGTGTTCGGCCCCGATGAGACGGAATCGAACCGGCTGGGCGCGGTATTCGAGGCCACCAACCGGGTGTTCATCGGCGACCAGCTCGAGACGGACCGGCAGCTCGCTGCCGATGGGCGGGTGATGGAAGTGCTCAGCGAGCATCTCTGCCAGGGCTGGCTCGAGGGCTATCTGCTGACCGGCCGGCATGGATTTTTTTCCTGCTACGAAGCCTTCATCCACATCGTGGATTCCATGTTCAACCAGCATGCCAAATGGCTGAACGTTGCCAAGGACGTGCCCTGGCGCAAGCCGATTGCCTCGCTGACCTATCTGCTGACCTCCCATGTCTGGCGGCAGGACCACAATGGCTTCAGCCATCAGGATCCGGGCTTTATCGACCATGTGATGAACAAGAAGGCCAGCGTGGTGCGGGTCTATCTGCCGGCTGATGCCAATACCCTGTTGTCAGTTGTCGACCACTGCCTGCGCAGCCGCGACTACATCAATGTTATCGTCGCCGGCAAGCAGCCCGCGCCGCAATATCTGGGTCTCGATGCGGCGGTTGCCCATTGCACCATTGGCCTGGGGAGCTGGGACTGGGCCTCGACCTGCGGCAACGAGGAACCCGACGTGGTGATCGCCAGCGCCGGTGACGTCCCGACAATGGAGGCGCTGGCCGCCGTCATGATCCTGCGCGAGCAGTTCCCCGACCTCAAGATGCGCTTCGTCAATGTGGTCGACCTGATGGCGCTGCAGGCACCCAGCCAGCATCCGCATGGCATGGACGATATGGATTTCGATGCCCTGTTCACCACCGACAAGCCGGTGATCTTTGCCTATCACGGCTATCCGGCGCTGATCCACCGGTTGACCTATCGCCGCCGCAACCACGACAATTTCCACGTGCATGGCTACCAGGAGGAAGGCACGACAACGACACCCTTCGACATGGCGGTGCTCAACGAGCTCGATCGCTTCCACATTGCCAAGGGCGTGGTGGACCGGGTCGAGAGACTGCAGGACCGGCGCCAGGGCTTTGCCGATTTCGTCGCCGCGCGTTTGGCCGAACACACGGCCTATATCCGCCAGCACGGCGAGGACATGCCGGAAATACTGAACTGGCGCTGGGCCTCGGCCGAGCAACCCACCACTGAGGCGAACAGGCGGTGA
- a CDS encoding DMT family transporter, which produces MSLRDWALVVFVGCLFGSSFLLITIVLQELGPLTIAAGRSLVAAAACWLFLLLSRKQVTRDRGLIVKLCLLGLFSYALPFVLMPISQRHISTGLVAIINLMLPIATLTVSHFWPGGERATLVRAVGAAIGLLGACILTAPTFAGMDSGQIWGTLLCLSGTLIFAVSFNITRSFAGTDPQTIMTFAMTGAALGAVPAALLIEGAPAVVSLGTWWAWLALGLFPTALNFQIMYWMLPRVGATNFATNTYISPIVALILGASLLGEVLLPIQAVGMGVVLVGLLVMDGRLWALWQRRA; this is translated from the coding sequence ATGAGTTTGCGCGACTGGGCGCTGGTCGTCTTCGTTGGCTGTCTATTCGGCAGCTCTTTCCTGCTGATCACCATCGTGTTGCAAGAATTGGGACCGCTCACCATCGCGGCGGGCCGCTCTCTCGTGGCCGCCGCCGCGTGCTGGCTGTTTCTGCTGCTGTCGCGCAAGCAGGTGACGCGGGACCGCGGTCTCATCGTCAAGCTTTGCCTGCTCGGGCTGTTCAGCTATGCCCTACCCTTCGTGCTGATGCCGATCAGCCAACGCCACATCTCGACGGGCCTGGTGGCGATCATCAATCTGATGCTGCCCATCGCCACCCTGACAGTTTCGCACTTCTGGCCGGGCGGCGAACGGGCAACGCTGGTGCGGGCGGTGGGCGCAGCGATCGGCCTGCTCGGCGCCTGCATTCTCACGGCGCCCACCTTTGCCGGCATGGATAGCGGCCAGATCTGGGGCACGCTGCTGTGCCTTTCGGGCACGCTGATCTTTGCGGTGTCGTTCAACATCACGCGCAGCTTTGCCGGGACCGACCCGCAGACGATCATGACCTTTGCCATGACAGGCGCGGCGCTTGGCGCCGTTCCCGCCGCCCTGCTGATTGAAGGCGCGCCTGCGGTGGTGAGCCTGGGTACCTGGTGGGCCTGGCTGGCGCTGGGGCTGTTTCCGACAGCGCTCAATTTCCAGATCATGTACTGGATGCTGCCGCGGGTGGGCGCGACAAACTTTGCCACCAATACGTATATCTCGCCTATCGTCGCGCTGATCCTGGGGGCCAGTCTGCTGGGGGAAGTGCTGCTGCCGATCCAGGCCGTCGGCATGGGGGTGGTGCTGGTGGGACTGCTGGTGATGGATGGGCGGCTATGGGCGCTCTGGCAGCGACGAGCCTGA